A genome region from Halarchaeum grantii includes the following:
- a CDS encoding M48 family metallopeptidase: protein MTRAGLRALMAVVGVTLLVAYFGAAYLAYWVLASLWAARPDPATMLLVVAVTALVFGTLSYAFGTRRLLSNLNATYLPPERASRLYDRIEEFAAEMDIDVPDVYVGAMAAPNAFGGVRSGAVVLDRSLFRFLTTEELDAILAHELAHLESHDGLVQTLAFSLGQTVAGVLSVALFPVALFATGLAKAWAWLAGRPEGWAETPFGRFRAAVDGVTVVVLVVLTLAVRAHSRNREFAADDRAAELTGRPLALASALRKIQRATEPGWGVLSPLYVHSDDENPIAEWFSTHPSLDDRIERLRERAAERGVRVPVE, encoded by the coding sequence ATGACCCGAGCCGGGTTACGCGCGCTGATGGCGGTCGTCGGCGTGACGCTCCTCGTCGCCTACTTCGGCGCCGCCTACCTCGCTTACTGGGTGCTTGCGTCGCTCTGGGCGGCGCGGCCCGACCCGGCGACGATGCTGCTCGTCGTCGCCGTCACGGCGCTCGTCTTCGGCACCCTCAGCTACGCGTTCGGCACGCGTCGTCTCCTCTCGAACCTGAACGCGACCTACCTCCCGCCCGAGCGGGCGTCGCGGCTCTACGACCGCATCGAGGAGTTCGCGGCGGAGATGGATATCGACGTCCCGGACGTCTACGTGGGCGCGATGGCGGCACCGAACGCGTTCGGGGGCGTGCGCAGCGGCGCGGTCGTCCTCGACCGCTCGCTCTTTCGCTTCCTCACGACCGAGGAACTCGACGCGATACTCGCACACGAGCTCGCGCACCTCGAGAGTCACGACGGCCTCGTGCAGACGCTGGCGTTCAGCCTCGGCCAGACGGTCGCGGGCGTCCTCTCCGTCGCGCTCTTCCCGGTCGCGCTCTTCGCGACCGGGCTCGCGAAGGCGTGGGCGTGGCTCGCCGGGCGGCCGGAGGGGTGGGCGGAGACGCCGTTCGGGCGTTTTCGCGCCGCCGTCGACGGCGTCACCGTCGTCGTCCTCGTCGTCCTCACGCTCGCGGTGCGCGCGCACTCGCGAAACCGCGAGTTCGCCGCCGACGACCGGGCCGCCGAGCTGACGGGGCGGCCGCTCGCGCTCGCGTCCGCCCTCAGGAAGATCCAGCGCGCCACCGAGCCCGGGTGGGGCGTCCTCTCGCCGCTCTACGTTCACAGCGACGACGAGAACCCGATCGCGGAGTGGTTCTCGACGCACCCGAGCCTCGACGACCGAATCGAGCGCCTCCGCGAGCGGGCGGCGGAGAGGGGCGTCCGCGTCCCGGTGGAGTGA
- the msrA gene encoding peptide-methionine (S)-S-oxide reductase MsrA: MSERATATFGGGCFWCIEAAFEELEGVEKVTSGYAGGHAEDPTYEEVCAGETGHAEVVQLEYDPAVVSYDELLEVFFTVHDPTQLNRQGPDVGTQYRSIVLYHDDEQREQAEAYVDALDEEYDDDVVTEVEALETFHRAEEYHQNYFEKNPDDAYCTMHAQPKVEKVRERFEAKLA, from the coding sequence ATGAGCGAGCGAGCAACCGCGACGTTCGGCGGCGGCTGTTTCTGGTGTATCGAGGCGGCCTTCGAGGAACTCGAAGGCGTCGAGAAGGTCACGTCCGGCTACGCCGGCGGCCACGCCGAGGACCCGACGTACGAGGAGGTCTGCGCGGGCGAGACGGGCCACGCGGAAGTTGTCCAACTCGAGTACGATCCGGCCGTCGTGAGCTACGACGAGCTCCTCGAGGTGTTCTTCACCGTCCACGACCCGACGCAACTGAACCGGCAGGGCCCGGACGTCGGCACGCAGTACCGCTCCATCGTCCTCTATCACGACGACGAGCAGCGCGAGCAGGCCGAAGCGTACGTCGACGCGCTCGACGAGGAGTACGACGACGACGTCGTCACCGAGGTCGAGGCACTCGAGACGTTCCACCGGGCGGAGGAGTACCACCAGAACTACTTCGAGAAGAACCCGGACGACGCCTACTGCACGATGCACGCCCAGCCGAAGGTCGAGAAGGTCCGCGAGCGCTTCGAGGCGAAGCTCGCGTAA
- a CDS encoding DUF2298 domain-containing protein, with the protein MQYGLVGLWWLVFAALLLVGVPLASRLYPGAPERGVAVALPLSLVALLLGTYWVGQLAFGPPAVALVALALVGLSASVASREAFSFPRRAYAEALVVFTLAFGLLLAIRAVDAGAVPGAGEKFLDFGLLQALLRAPALPPEDFWFAGHHVVYYYGGHLLAATLATLTDTAGRYAYNLALAGVYATEVTAAFGLARNLAADRGYPARAAGALAAVCFGLASNLLTPVRLLAGLLPDPWTAALADALGRTVAEASVTPETFTYWTASRAMHDADTVYITEFPFFSYLNGDLHAHMVAVLVTFLVVGVCEAYWRADDVGHRRRLLCVLGACVGAVTLVNTWGLATATGLVALTVALAPASPRTLLPARLRTGFGARRGGLAALDGRGSLRSRLPEEGTRLALGVTVAVGVALLGLLLVAPFVDNVLLSGVSGRSPALLPNRSPLGGFLVVHGAFLLVLGSYLAGRTALTPRRVGALSALAVGLLVAGWRLDLVGLALAGPLVLAGWYLLRTRSDRVGFETVLVVAGAGLVVLVEFAYLQDSAAAGRLNTVFKAYFSAWAFWSVAAGVALASLLTRARTWLPVSRDDRRVVGAACVALVVATLVLPYAGLALTDQFTGTSDPTLDAIEYAHTDHPEQAAAIEWLANESGTPTIVERPGRTAYAWRNPASSLTGVPTVVGWVHESIYRGGEAYATRANDVDAIYTTTETTSRHLLLEKYDVEYVWVSALERERYGNVTARFADDPALSVAYENDGVTVYAVAENAST; encoded by the coding sequence ATGCAATACGGGCTGGTCGGCCTCTGGTGGCTGGTCTTCGCCGCGCTCCTCCTCGTCGGCGTTCCGCTCGCGTCCCGGCTCTATCCGGGCGCCCCCGAGCGCGGCGTCGCCGTCGCGCTCCCGCTTTCGCTCGTCGCGCTCCTGCTCGGCACCTACTGGGTCGGCCAACTCGCGTTCGGGCCGCCCGCCGTCGCGCTCGTCGCCCTCGCGCTCGTCGGCCTCTCCGCGTCCGTCGCGTCCCGCGAGGCCTTCTCGTTTCCGCGGCGGGCGTACGCCGAAGCGCTCGTCGTCTTCACGCTCGCGTTCGGACTGCTGCTCGCGATCCGCGCCGTCGACGCCGGCGCCGTCCCGGGCGCGGGCGAGAAGTTCCTCGACTTCGGTCTCCTGCAGGCGCTCCTCCGCGCGCCCGCGCTCCCGCCCGAGGACTTCTGGTTCGCCGGCCACCACGTCGTCTACTACTACGGCGGCCACCTGCTCGCCGCGACGCTCGCGACGCTCACCGACACCGCCGGCCGCTACGCGTACAACCTCGCGCTCGCCGGCGTCTACGCCACCGAAGTGACGGCGGCGTTCGGCCTCGCGCGGAACCTCGCCGCCGACAGGGGGTATCCCGCGCGCGCCGCCGGCGCGCTCGCCGCCGTCTGCTTCGGCCTCGCGAGCAACCTCCTCACACCCGTCCGCCTCCTCGCCGGCCTCCTCCCCGATCCGTGGACGGCGGCGCTCGCGGACGCCCTCGGACGCACCGTCGCGGAGGCGAGCGTCACCCCCGAGACGTTCACCTACTGGACGGCCTCGCGCGCGATGCACGACGCCGACACGGTCTACATCACCGAGTTCCCCTTCTTCAGCTACCTGAACGGCGACCTGCACGCGCACATGGTCGCCGTCCTCGTGACGTTCCTCGTCGTCGGCGTCTGTGAGGCCTACTGGCGCGCCGACGACGTCGGACACCGACGCCGCCTCCTCTGCGTCCTCGGGGCCTGCGTCGGCGCCGTCACCCTCGTGAACACGTGGGGTCTCGCGACCGCCACCGGCCTCGTCGCGCTCACCGTCGCGCTCGCGCCGGCCTCGCCGCGAACGCTGCTCCCCGCGCGCCTCCGAACCGGATTCGGCGCGCGCCGTGGCGGTCTCGCCGCACTCGACGGGCGCGGCTCGCTACGGTCGCGACTGCCCGAAGAGGGCACACGGCTCGCCCTCGGCGTCACCGTCGCCGTCGGCGTCGCCCTGCTCGGCCTCCTGCTCGTCGCGCCGTTCGTCGACAACGTCCTCCTCAGCGGCGTCAGCGGCCGCAGTCCCGCCCTCCTCCCGAACCGGAGCCCGCTCGGCGGCTTCCTCGTCGTCCACGGCGCGTTCCTCCTCGTCCTCGGGAGCTACCTCGCCGGGCGAACCGCGCTCACGCCGCGACGCGTCGGCGCGCTCTCCGCGCTCGCCGTCGGTCTCCTCGTCGCCGGGTGGCGTCTCGACCTCGTCGGCCTCGCGCTCGCCGGCCCGCTCGTCCTCGCCGGCTGGTACCTCCTGCGCACCCGCTCCGACCGGGTGGGCTTCGAGACCGTGCTCGTCGTCGCGGGCGCCGGCCTCGTCGTCCTCGTCGAGTTCGCCTACCTCCAGGACTCCGCCGCCGCCGGCCGCCTCAACACCGTCTTCAAGGCCTACTTCTCGGCGTGGGCGTTCTGGAGCGTCGCCGCCGGCGTCGCGCTCGCGAGCCTCCTCACCCGCGCGCGAACGTGGCTGCCCGTCTCCCGCGACGACCGTCGCGTCGTCGGCGCCGCCTGCGTCGCCCTCGTCGTCGCCACGCTCGTCCTCCCCTACGCCGGCCTCGCGCTCACCGACCAGTTCACCGGGACGAGCGACCCGACACTCGACGCCATCGAGTACGCGCACACCGACCACCCCGAGCAGGCGGCCGCCATCGAGTGGCTCGCGAACGAATCGGGAACGCCGACCATCGTCGAACGCCCGGGGCGGACCGCGTACGCGTGGCGCAACCCCGCCTCCAGCCTCACCGGCGTCCCGACGGTCGTCGGCTGGGTGCACGAATCCATCTATCGGGGCGGTGAAGCGTACGCGACGCGCGCGAACGACGTCGACGCCATCTACACGACCACCGAGACGACGAGTCGCCACCTCCTCCTCGAGAAGTACGACGTCGAATACGTCTGGGTGAGCGCGCTCGAACGCGAGCGCTACGGGAACGTCACGGCGCGCTTCGCGGACGACCCCGCGCTCTCCGTGGCCTACGAGAACGACGGCGTCACCGTCTACGCCGTCGCGGAGAACGCGAGCACGTAG
- a CDS encoding universal stress protein — MYEHILVPTDGSDASIEALDEAFELAERFEATVHALYVVDDAALASTGLDDMSFDTHVDDFFADMEAVGERATDRIREAAAEEGIDVVTAVVNGTPAHEIVTYANEHDIDLVVMATHGRRGVERVLLGSTTERVVRRANVPVLTVRIGAEKPPRGSTE; from the coding sequence GTGTACGAGCACATCCTGGTGCCGACGGACGGGAGTGACGCGTCGATAGAGGCGCTGGACGAGGCGTTCGAACTCGCGGAGCGGTTCGAGGCGACGGTACACGCACTCTACGTCGTCGACGACGCCGCGCTGGCGTCCACCGGACTCGACGACATGAGCTTCGACACGCACGTCGACGACTTCTTCGCGGACATGGAGGCGGTCGGTGAGCGTGCGACCGACCGGATCCGCGAGGCCGCGGCCGAAGAGGGGATCGACGTCGTAACCGCAGTCGTCAATGGAACGCCGGCACACGAGATCGTCACGTACGCGAACGAGCACGACATCGACCTCGTCGTGATGGCGACGCACGGGCGACGCGGCGTCGAGCGCGTGCTTCTCGGGAGCACGACCGAGCGGGTGGTCCGTCGAGCGAACGTGCCGGTGTTGACGGTCCGGATCGGTGCCGAAAAACCGCCGAGGGGGTCGACAGAATAA
- a CDS encoding phosphoribosylglycinamide synthetase C domain-containing protein, with product MDTKNFLFCSLDAALITDLAWQVHREGHSVKYYIEAESDQEIGDGFVPKTDDWESDVEWADVIVFDDIWVGADIGTGALAQDLRERGKAVVGGTPNTDHLEEDRGYAMEVLEEHGVNTVEHHIFHDFDEGVQFVQENPAPYVIKPLGEVQNVKRLLYVGNEDDGSDVVDVLRAYKKAWGHRMKGFQLQRKVEGVEVAICGFFDGEQFIDDVNFNFEHKKLFPGNIGPSTGEMGTSMFWGGRNKLFEETLGKLEGWLANEGYVGSIDVNCIVNETGIYPLEFTPRFGYPTIALQEESIESSTGEFFYDLAHGNDPDLQVHNGYQIGVRIVLPPFPFDDEKTYDENSRNAAVVFDTDSREGIHIEDAKQVDGQWRVAGESGMPLVVTGKGETMQQAREQAYGRIDDIVMPNMYYRDDIGERWTEGDGDRLQAWGYLGPQS from the coding sequence ATGGATACGAAGAACTTCCTCTTCTGCTCGCTCGACGCCGCGCTCATCACGGACCTCGCGTGGCAGGTCCACCGGGAGGGCCACAGCGTCAAGTACTACATCGAGGCCGAGAGCGACCAGGAGATCGGCGACGGGTTCGTCCCGAAGACCGACGACTGGGAGAGCGACGTCGAGTGGGCCGACGTCATCGTCTTCGACGACATCTGGGTCGGCGCCGACATCGGCACCGGCGCGCTCGCCCAGGACCTCCGCGAGCGGGGGAAGGCCGTCGTCGGGGGCACCCCGAACACCGACCACTTGGAGGAGGACCGCGGCTATGCCATGGAGGTCCTCGAAGAGCACGGCGTCAACACCGTCGAGCACCACATCTTCCACGACTTCGACGAGGGCGTCCAGTTCGTCCAGGAGAACCCCGCACCCTACGTCATCAAGCCTCTCGGCGAAGTGCAGAACGTCAAGCGCCTCCTCTACGTCGGCAACGAGGACGACGGGAGCGACGTCGTCGACGTCCTGCGCGCGTACAAGAAGGCTTGGGGCCACCGCATGAAGGGCTTCCAGCTCCAGCGCAAGGTCGAGGGCGTCGAGGTCGCCATCTGCGGGTTCTTCGACGGCGAGCAGTTCATCGACGACGTCAACTTCAACTTCGAGCACAAGAAGCTGTTCCCGGGGAACATCGGCCCGTCCACCGGTGAGATGGGGACGAGCATGTTCTGGGGCGGCCGGAACAAGCTCTTCGAGGAGACGCTCGGCAAACTCGAGGGCTGGCTCGCCAACGAGGGATACGTCGGGAGCATCGACGTCAACTGCATCGTCAACGAGACGGGCATCTACCCGCTCGAGTTCACGCCGCGCTTCGGCTACCCGACCATCGCCCTCCAGGAGGAGTCCATCGAGTCGAGTACCGGGGAGTTCTTCTACGACCTCGCGCACGGCAACGATCCCGACCTGCAGGTGCACAACGGCTACCAGATCGGCGTTCGGATCGTCCTCCCGCCGTTCCCGTTCGACGACGAGAAGACGTACGACGAGAACTCGCGGAACGCCGCCGTCGTCTTCGACACCGACTCGCGCGAGGGTATCCACATCGAGGACGCGAAGCAGGTCGACGGCCAGTGGCGGGTCGCCGGCGAATCCGGCATGCCCCTCGTCGTCACCGGGAAGGGCGAGACGATGCAGCAGGCGCGCGAGCAGGCCTACGGCCGCATCGACGACATCGTGATGCCGAACATGTACTATCGGGACGACATCGGCGAGCGCTGGACCGAGGGCGACGGCGACCGCCTGCAGGCGTGGGGCTACCTCGGGCCGCAGTCGTAG
- a CDS encoding sensor histidine kinase has product MCYLSYMGVEHTVPGAGDVLERTRDAVLVYDTDGAVSDANAAAHDDLPDALLDDAFDAVDGGMRSYRDALTAVRVGQRDDARARLSVGDRTLSARFTPVADDPPRPVCAVLREQDDPRVEDLALLCRVLRHDIRNRATIIGGWVDHLREQSDAVECPTYDRIVGAVDDIIRTTETADGMAGAVVDGRVVTDPVPLAETLEREVEAVRREHPDAVVSAPDLDADLAVEATPMLGTVFYNLLQNAVVHNPASEPHVTVTVDHTPDTVTVSVADDGPGIPPDCAETLFERGEQGAESRGNGLGLYLVKKFVDAFGGDITAGANDPTGAVFAVTLRRA; this is encoded by the coding sequence GTGTGCTATCTCTCATACATGGGCGTCGAGCACACCGTTCCGGGAGCGGGTGACGTTCTCGAGCGGACGCGCGACGCCGTCCTCGTCTACGACACCGATGGGGCCGTCAGCGACGCGAACGCCGCCGCGCACGACGATCTTCCCGACGCGCTCCTCGACGATGCCTTCGACGCCGTCGACGGCGGAATGCGGTCCTATCGCGACGCGCTCACTGCCGTCCGCGTCGGCCAGCGCGACGACGCCCGCGCCCGGCTCTCCGTCGGCGACCGTACCCTGAGCGCGCGCTTCACGCCGGTCGCCGACGACCCCCCGCGTCCCGTCTGTGCCGTCCTCCGCGAGCAGGACGACCCGCGCGTCGAGGACCTCGCGCTCCTCTGTCGCGTCCTCCGACACGACATCCGGAACCGCGCTACGATCATCGGGGGGTGGGTCGACCACCTCCGCGAGCAGTCCGACGCCGTCGAGTGCCCGACCTACGATCGCATCGTCGGCGCCGTCGACGACATCATCCGCACAACCGAGACCGCCGACGGCATGGCGGGCGCCGTCGTCGACGGCCGAGTCGTCACCGACCCCGTCCCGCTCGCGGAGACGCTCGAGCGCGAAGTCGAGGCCGTCCGTCGCGAGCACCCCGACGCCGTCGTCAGCGCCCCGGACCTCGACGCCGACCTCGCCGTCGAGGCGACGCCGATGCTCGGGACGGTCTTCTACAACCTCCTCCAGAACGCCGTCGTGCACAACCCCGCGAGCGAACCGCACGTCACCGTCACCGTCGACCACACGCCCGACACCGTCACCGTCAGCGTCGCCGACGACGGCCCCGGGATCCCGCCCGACTGCGCCGAGACGCTGTTCGAGCGCGGCGAACAGGGCGCCGAGAGTCGGGGGAACGGCCTCGGCCTCTATCTCGTGAAGAAGTTCGTCGATGCCTTCGGCGGCGACATCACCGCCGGCGCCAACGACCCGACCGGGGCCGTCTTCGCCGTGACGCTCCGGCGGGCGTAG